The following proteins come from a genomic window of Sphingobium cloacae:
- a CDS encoding DUF3325 domain-containing protein, with translation MIGCLPALSALLASFAGFIALAFAMDKHHRDMTGVLPKGRSVAPWKAAGWAAIALAAVPLMLRFGTAVGITFWLGVLTLAALGAALGLTYRPRLLPLAGLVAVPLSLGTAVLSGVA, from the coding sequence ATGATCGGATGTCTTCCGGCGCTGTCCGCCTTGCTCGCCAGTTTCGCGGGCTTCATCGCGCTGGCCTTCGCGATGGACAAACATCATCGCGACATGACCGGCGTGCTGCCCAAGGGACGCTCCGTCGCGCCCTGGAAGGCGGCCGGGTGGGCCGCGATCGCGCTTGCCGCCGTGCCGCTGATGTTGCGCTTCGGAACGGCGGTCGGCATCACCTTCTGGCTGGGCGTGCTGACGCTCGCGGCGCTCGGCGCGGCCCTTGGCCTTACCTACCGTCCTCGCCTGCTGCCGCTGGCAGGCCTTGTCGCCGTACCGCTGTCGCTGGGCACGGCGGTCCTTTCGGGAGTAGCCTGA
- a CDS encoding DUF3649 domain-containing protein has protein sequence MKPKPFSHRLRRLPVDGPLLSRILAAVGGGYVLTNMLTLLATLALPWLGVSAAEALHATTLASFFLYAAIIMAVFHARSATRAWLGLLAVAAPAGAILWAAGPGAAS, from the coding sequence ATGAAGCCGAAGCCGTTCAGCCATAGACTCCGCAGGTTGCCGGTCGACGGGCCGCTGCTGTCGCGTATCCTCGCCGCGGTCGGCGGCGGCTATGTCCTGACCAATATGCTGACGCTGCTGGCGACGCTCGCGCTGCCATGGCTGGGCGTATCGGCGGCAGAGGCGTTGCATGCGACGACCCTAGCGAGTTTCTTCCTCTATGCCGCCATCATCATGGCCGTCTTCCATGCCCGCAGCGCGACGAGGGCGTGGCTGGGGCTGCTGGCCGTCGCCGCTCCCGCCGGGGCGATACTCTGGGCCGCCGGACCGGGAGCGGCGTCATGA
- a CDS encoding PepSY-associated TM helix domain-containing protein produces the protein MKEGFRQSMAWLHTWTGLLVGWVLFFVFVTGTFGYVNSEVSRWMRPELPLQGAPPAARSLLPAGETWLRAHGQDAERWYIFFPGRRGETQFKAGWQAWPKPGEDYGAFTLAAVDPATGAEQKGRIRETGGGEELYAMHYALRYMPYDWAIRIVGVCTMFMLVAILSGIVTHKKIFKDFFTFRPAKGQRSWLDAHNLLSVTALPFHLMITWSGLIFFLFTYMPVPIDTLYPEGPSRDRFYEQVYGEEESGKVKEAPAGNAPLAPMLGQAERKWGAGSIARLTVEHPGRADAKVVIAAHTLTTLSRNGPAMRFDGVTGARLPDDGDRGTASARFSLALLAAHEGHFAGPVLRALYVLSGLGGAAMIATGLLLWSAKRKAKLAKAGRLPFGIVLVDILNLGTIMGLPIGVAAYFWANRLIPAAMEGRAAWEMHTLFLTWGACFLYAIWRPTARAWGELTAIAIAAFGLVPVINLLTTNRHLGVSLPAGDWTLASIDLGAIGLALLFAHIRRILIRKQRAGTAAPARARQRAAEAVAA, from the coding sequence ATGAAGGAGGGCTTCCGCCAATCCATGGCGTGGTTGCACACCTGGACCGGCCTGCTGGTCGGCTGGGTTCTGTTCTTCGTCTTCGTGACCGGCACCTTCGGCTATGTGAACAGCGAGGTCAGCCGCTGGATGCGGCCTGAACTGCCGTTGCAGGGCGCGCCGCCCGCCGCCCGATCCCTGCTGCCCGCCGGCGAGACATGGCTGCGCGCCCATGGGCAGGACGCCGAGCGCTGGTATATTTTCTTCCCCGGCCGCCGTGGCGAGACGCAGTTCAAGGCAGGCTGGCAGGCCTGGCCCAAGCCGGGCGAGGATTATGGCGCCTTCACCCTCGCCGCCGTCGATCCCGCGACCGGGGCCGAGCAGAAAGGACGAATACGCGAGACGGGCGGGGGCGAGGAACTGTACGCCATGCATTATGCATTGCGATACATGCCCTATGACTGGGCAATCCGCATCGTTGGCGTGTGCACCATGTTCATGCTGGTGGCGATCCTGAGCGGCATCGTCACGCATAAGAAGATCTTCAAGGATTTCTTCACCTTCCGTCCCGCCAAGGGGCAACGGAGCTGGCTCGACGCGCATAATCTGCTGAGCGTCACCGCCTTGCCCTTCCACCTGATGATCACCTGGTCGGGGCTGATCTTCTTCCTCTTCACCTATATGCCGGTGCCGATCGACACGCTCTATCCCGAAGGCCCGTCGCGCGACCGCTTCTACGAACAGGTTTATGGCGAGGAAGAGAGCGGGAAAGTGAAGGAGGCGCCTGCGGGCAACGCGCCGCTGGCTCCGATGCTAGGCCAAGCTGAGCGGAAATGGGGGGCGGGGAGCATCGCCCGTCTGACGGTGGAGCATCCCGGCCGGGCCGATGCGAAGGTCGTGATCGCCGCTCACACCCTGACCACGCTCAGCCGGAACGGGCCGGCCATGCGGTTCGATGGCGTGACCGGCGCGCGCTTGCCCGACGACGGCGATAGGGGCACGGCCTCGGCCCGCTTCTCGCTGGCATTGCTGGCGGCGCATGAAGGGCATTTCGCGGGGCCGGTGCTGCGCGCGCTCTATGTGCTGTCGGGGCTGGGCGGCGCGGCGATGATCGCCACCGGGCTGCTGCTCTGGTCGGCCAAGCGCAAGGCGAAGCTGGCGAAGGCGGGCCGGCTGCCCTTCGGCATCGTCCTGGTCGACATATTGAATCTGGGGACCATCATGGGGCTTCCCATCGGCGTGGCGGCCTATTTCTGGGCGAACCGGCTGATCCCGGCGGCGATGGAAGGGCGCGCGGCCTGGGAAATGCACACGCTGTTCCTGACCTGGGGGGCCTGCTTCCTGTATGCGATCTGGCGGCCGACCGCCAGGGCATGGGGCGAACTGACCGCCATCGCCATCGCCGCCTTCGGCCTGGTCCCGGTCATCAACCTGCTGACCACGAACCGGCATCTGGGCGTCAGCCTTCCGGCGGGCGACTGGACGCTGGCCAGCATCGATCTGGGCGCGATCGGCCTCGCCTTGCTCTTTGCCCATATACGCCGCATCCTGATCCGCAAACAGCGGGCAGGCACGGCAGCGCCCGCCAGAGCGCGCCAGCGCGCAGCCGAAGCGGTGGCCGCATGA
- a CDS encoding TonB-dependent siderophore receptor has translation MERVFAAALLAGTSSIVVAPSIAMAQSTASERSYDIPAQPLATAITSYGQQAGLQVSAPADLLSGRTSSGVAGRMSAMSALSRLLSGTGLSFRLMGNTVVLEHVPDIAGDAVSLGPVRVEGSGNGRAGGSVSPLSAASDPVMTEGSRSYAPLATNVGKAAQSLRQIPQSVTVITRQRLEDQNLISIEDVMLQTTGVTVDRNWLSSTYNSRGLNISYARYDGGATSFRVDGMSDIDTAIYDSIALVRGADGLFGAGEAGGVLNFTRKRALEEAQLQLNAYGGSWDNYRVEGDVTGPLAANGAIRGRAIGVIDSGHSFQRFKQDRRALIHGLIEADLTPSTLLVAGFTRQEDRKDGFNVSLPRYRNGVDIGLPRDFNMGTPWNWIKRGTSVFFGRLEQRIGDDWAIKLTANHMRNRDKTNAAEMENAVDPVNGSGLNWWYFQQDKATKETTVDLNAQGSFELFGQTHNLILGVDYVRLNQVYQQLWTYIGLEDDIFDPVYPEQPVFPPNWNYRNRQTIERMGLYGTLRIHPVESLSLIGGGRLAFRDKTRNYDLITNALRDRVEQDSVFIPYGAAIWDFYKGFSLYASVAEIYQSQAQYNSGPRPGSPLDPVTGRNYEAGIKGELADGKLTGSVAWYRVTKKGEAASDPASPPIGGDSCCYIRDGYIKSQGVEVELNGEIFPGLQVAFGYTYNNNVNKRDSDARYSETTPKHLLKLWTDYKFQGDALKGLSIGAGVTAQSSNFHSGWIQELNPLTGLYDGPYYEYQFRVKGYAIWSARAGYAFNDRFSISANLNNIFDKTYYVTIDGPGYGNLYGDPRNVMVTLRGQF, from the coding sequence ATGGAAAGAGTCTTCGCGGCCGCCTTGCTGGCTGGCACGAGTTCAATAGTCGTGGCGCCGTCGATCGCAATGGCGCAATCCACCGCGTCCGAACGGTCGTACGACATCCCCGCCCAGCCTTTGGCGACGGCCATCACCAGCTATGGCCAGCAAGCGGGCCTGCAGGTGAGCGCGCCGGCCGATCTTCTGTCCGGCCGAACGTCGAGCGGAGTCGCTGGCCGCATGTCGGCCATGTCGGCGCTATCCCGTTTGCTGAGCGGCACCGGCCTTTCCTTCCGCCTGATGGGCAATACGGTCGTGCTGGAGCACGTGCCCGACATTGCCGGGGACGCGGTTTCACTCGGTCCGGTGCGGGTGGAAGGAAGCGGTAACGGCCGTGCCGGGGGTTCGGTTTCGCCCCTCTCCGCCGCCAGCGATCCGGTCATGACCGAAGGAAGCCGCAGCTATGCGCCGCTGGCCACCAATGTCGGGAAAGCCGCGCAAAGCCTGCGTCAGATTCCGCAGTCGGTCACCGTCATCACCCGCCAGCGGCTGGAGGACCAGAATCTCATCAGCATCGAGGATGTGATGTTGCAGACCACCGGCGTGACGGTGGACCGCAACTGGCTGTCCTCGACCTATAACAGCCGGGGTCTGAATATCAGCTATGCCCGCTATGACGGGGGCGCCACGAGCTTCCGGGTCGATGGCATGTCGGACATCGACACGGCCATCTATGACAGCATCGCTCTGGTGCGCGGCGCGGACGGATTGTTCGGCGCCGGGGAAGCTGGCGGCGTCCTGAACTTCACGCGCAAGCGCGCGCTGGAGGAGGCGCAGCTTCAGCTCAACGCCTATGGCGGCAGCTGGGACAATTATCGAGTGGAAGGCGATGTCACCGGCCCGCTAGCGGCCAATGGCGCGATCCGCGGCCGTGCCATCGGCGTCATCGACAGCGGCCACAGCTTCCAGCGCTTCAAGCAGGATCGCCGCGCGCTGATCCATGGTCTGATCGAAGCCGATCTGACCCCGTCCACCCTGCTGGTCGCGGGCTTCACCCGGCAGGAAGACCGGAAGGATGGTTTCAACGTTTCGCTGCCGCGTTACCGCAACGGCGTCGACATCGGCCTACCGCGCGATTTCAACATGGGCACGCCGTGGAACTGGATCAAGCGCGGCACGAGCGTCTTCTTTGGACGGTTGGAGCAGCGGATCGGCGACGACTGGGCGATCAAGCTGACCGCCAATCACATGCGCAACCGTGACAAGACCAACGCGGCGGAGATGGAAAACGCCGTGGATCCGGTTAACGGTTCCGGCCTCAACTGGTGGTATTTCCAGCAGGACAAGGCGACGAAGGAAACCACCGTCGATCTGAACGCGCAGGGCAGCTTCGAACTGTTCGGCCAGACCCATAATCTGATCCTGGGCGTCGATTATGTCCGCCTTAATCAGGTGTATCAGCAACTCTGGACCTATATCGGCCTGGAGGACGACATCTTCGATCCGGTCTATCCTGAGCAGCCTGTTTTCCCGCCCAACTGGAATTACCGCAATCGCCAGACGATCGAGCGGATGGGGCTTTATGGAACGCTGCGTATTCATCCCGTCGAAAGCCTGTCGCTGATCGGCGGCGGCCGTCTGGCGTTCCGGGACAAGACCCGCAATTACGATCTCATCACGAACGCGCTGCGCGATCGGGTCGAACAGGACAGTGTGTTCATTCCCTATGGTGCGGCGATCTGGGACTTTTACAAGGGGTTCAGCCTCTACGCCAGCGTAGCCGAAATCTATCAGTCGCAGGCGCAATATAATAGCGGCCCGCGTCCCGGCTCGCCGCTCGACCCCGTGACCGGCCGCAACTATGAGGCGGGGATCAAGGGCGAGCTGGCCGATGGCAAGCTGACCGGATCGGTCGCCTGGTATCGCGTGACGAAGAAGGGCGAGGCGGCGTCCGACCCGGCCAGTCCGCCGATTGGCGGCGACAGTTGCTGCTATATCCGCGACGGCTATATCAAGAGCCAGGGCGTGGAGGTCGAACTGAACGGAGAGATTTTCCCCGGCCTTCAGGTCGCGTTCGGCTATACCTACAACAACAACGTCAACAAGCGGGATAGCGACGCCCGGTATTCTGAAACCACGCCCAAGCATCTGTTGAAGCTGTGGACCGACTATAAATTCCAGGGCGATGCGCTCAAGGGCCTCAGCATCGGCGCGGGCGTCACCGCGCAGAGCAGCAATTTCCATTCGGGCTGGATACAGGAACTCAATCCGCTGACCGGCCTCTATGACGGTCCTTATTATGAATATCAGTTCCGCGTGAAGGGCTATGCGATCTGGTCGGCGCGGGCGGGCTATGCGTTCAACGACCGCTTCTCGATCAGCGCGAACCTCAACAACATCTTCGACAAGACCTATTATGTGACCATCGACGGGCCGGGTTACGGCAATCTCTATGGCGATCCCCGCAACGTCATGGTCACGTTGCGCGGCCAGTTCTGA
- a CDS encoding FecR family protein — protein sequence MDRGIEGYPPISFERGAEEQAVIWAIALHERPADEVLQQHFQTWLEANAAHHLAWAEMRHIHDRLGEIEPTYAVRTGQARRPWPATRAERITASSRHWRGAALLAGCALCLGLLFMPAAMLRLQADHRTGVAEIQRITLADGSVVQLAPRSAIAVDYAEGRRDIRLLKGEAFFTVTPDPQRPFRVRGARATVTVLGTAFDVREAEAAAQPAFIGVEHGRVRVEPADGPADILTGGEAAIVAASGRVNRQIVPATQVAAWRERQLIVQDESIADAIERLRPWFNGMIVARGDALARQRLTGVFNASDPLEALHGMARAYGGRVMTIGGWLVIYSQD from the coding sequence ATGGACCGCGGCATAGAGGGGTATCCTCCCATTTCCTTTGAGCGGGGTGCAGAGGAGCAGGCGGTCATATGGGCTATCGCTCTGCACGAGCGTCCCGCTGACGAGGTGCTTCAGCAGCACTTCCAGACCTGGCTGGAGGCGAATGCCGCGCATCATCTCGCCTGGGCGGAGATGCGCCATATCCATGATCGGTTGGGCGAGATCGAACCGACCTATGCCGTCCGGACCGGTCAGGCGCGGCGGCCATGGCCCGCCACGCGGGCGGAAAGGATAACCGCATCCTCGCGTCATTGGCGTGGCGCGGCACTATTGGCGGGCTGCGCGCTATGCCTCGGCCTGCTGTTCATGCCAGCCGCGATGCTGAGATTGCAGGCCGATCATCGCACCGGCGTTGCCGAAATACAGCGGATTACATTGGCGGACGGCAGTGTCGTCCAACTGGCCCCCCGGTCCGCCATCGCCGTCGACTATGCGGAAGGACGGCGCGACATCAGGCTGCTGAAGGGCGAAGCCTTCTTCACCGTCACGCCCGATCCGCAACGGCCGTTCCGGGTGAGGGGCGCGCGGGCCACCGTGACCGTGCTGGGCACTGCCTTTGACGTCCGCGAGGCGGAGGCGGCGGCACAGCCCGCCTTCATCGGGGTGGAACATGGCCGGGTTCGGGTCGAGCCCGCCGACGGGCCCGCCGACATCCTGACCGGAGGCGAGGCCGCCATCGTGGCCGCGTCGGGACGCGTCAATCGGCAGATCGTGCCTGCGACACAGGTGGCGGCGTGGCGCGAGCGCCAGCTGATCGTTCAGGATGAGTCGATCGCCGACGCCATCGAGCGACTACGCCCCTGGTTCAACGGCATGATCGTGGCGCGGGGTGACGCGCTGGCCCGTCAACGCCTGACCGGCGTCTTTAACGCATCCGACCCCCTTGAAGCGCTGCACGGCATGGCCCGTGCTTATGGTGGACGGGTGATGACGATCGGCGGCTGGCTGGTCATTTATTCGCAGGATTGA
- a CDS encoding sigma-70 family RNA polymerase sigma factor, whose translation MCDSPASADVPPARRDFRNALRKRISTDRRRAIGGAPYITLANRSHFLKGRGVKGLSDFYQRQHGGLVRYARTVSSDEFGAEDLVQDAWIRCRTIASRESIGDPAHLFRRVLRNLSIDRNRSLARERARSQDGDPSDIRRAAADDAPSVERAVIARRELEILRDALNTLDDRTRVAFEMHRFEGERLQDIAIALGISITRAHELVAAALRHCRAALRQPADAGQ comes from the coding sequence GTGTGCGACAGCCCAGCCTCGGCTGACGTCCCCCCCGCCCGGCGGGACTTCCGCAATGCCCTGCGAAAGCGCATCTCAACCGATAGGCGGCGAGCCATTGGAGGCGCCCCTTACATCACGCTTGCGAATCGTTCGCATTTCCTTAAAGGCCGTGGTGTGAAAGGGCTAAGCGATTTTTATCAACGGCAACATGGCGGTTTGGTCCGCTATGCGCGCACGGTCAGTTCCGACGAGTTCGGGGCGGAGGATCTGGTGCAGGATGCCTGGATTCGCTGTCGCACCATTGCGAGCCGGGAAAGTATCGGCGACCCCGCCCATCTGTTCCGGCGTGTGCTCCGCAACCTATCGATAGACCGCAACCGCAGCTTGGCACGCGAACGGGCGAGATCGCAGGACGGCGATCCCAGCGATATCAGGCGGGCGGCTGCCGACGACGCGCCTTCGGTCGAGCGGGCGGTGATCGCGCGCCGCGAGTTGGAAATTTTACGCGATGCCCTGAACACGCTCGACGACCGGACCCGCGTGGCGTTTGAAATGCATCGGTTCGAGGGCGAGCGGCTGCAAGATATCGCCATTGCGCTCGGCATTTCGATAACGCGGGCACATGAACTGGTCGCCGCTGCACTGCGGCATTGCCGCGCGGCGCTGCGTCAGCCTGCCGATGCTGGACAGTGA
- a CDS encoding helix-turn-helix domain-containing protein, whose translation MYKSLRSPRHQKLRQLLVDARKAGGWTQDQLAAKVGKPQSFVAKYEVGERRLDLIELIDVIRALDRDPMTIIAEVAGLDVKRRSKGTPDRRRRGTPFFGYDVGLLKMALRCVRRRAGVARPEARAAQDRFLKAPKVAVSCGF comes from the coding sequence ATGTATAAATCCCTTCGCTCACCTCGCCATCAAAAGCTTCGGCAACTGCTTGTCGATGCGCGCAAGGCTGGCGGGTGGACGCAAGACCAACTGGCCGCCAAAGTCGGAAAACCGCAATCTTTCGTCGCCAAATATGAAGTCGGCGAACGGCGTCTTGATCTTATCGAGCTGATTGACGTTATCCGCGCGCTGGATCGAGATCCGATGACGATAATTGCCGAAGTCGCCGGGCTTGATGTCAAACGGCGTTCAAAAGGGACCCCCGATCGGCGTCGAAGAGGGACCCCCTTTTTCGGATATGATGTTGGTTTGTTGAAGATGGCCTTGCGCTGCGTGCGGCGGAGGGCGGGCGTAGCCCGACCGGAGGCGCGCGCAGCGCAAGATAGATTTTTGAAGGCGCCGAAGGTAGCGGTCAGCTGCGGTTTTTGA
- a CDS encoding DUF2285 domain-containing protein — protein sequence MVKNDLPAQSRTWEVESIMRPRPSLEPELLPAPPASDDLTDYDYLLLVVYLRLLDADADGADWAEVARIVLHLDPASDPEKTRAIHAAHLARARWMRDHGHDKLLADTQELIPPRDRMH from the coding sequence ATGGTTAAGAACGACCTCCCGGCGCAAAGCCGAACATGGGAGGTGGAGAGCATCATGCGCCCACGCCCCAGCCTCGAACCGGAGTTGCTACCGGCTCCCCCTGCATCGGACGATCTGACCGACTACGATTATCTTCTGCTGGTCGTCTATCTGCGTCTGCTCGATGCCGACGCGGACGGCGCGGATTGGGCGGAAGTCGCCCGGATCGTGCTGCATCTCGATCCAGCGAGCGACCCCGAAAAGACGCGCGCTATCCATGCCGCGCATCTGGCGCGGGCGCGATGGATGCGCGACCACGGCCATGACAAGCTGCTGGCCGACACACAGGAACTGATACCGCCGCGCGACCGGATGCATTAA
- a CDS encoding XRE family transcriptional regulator, with the protein MADNPHRGSTLDSFLEEEGMLGEFQAKAIKEVIAWQLAEAMRARKLSKNRLATMMKTSRTQVNRLLDPNDGNVTIETLQRAAAIVGRRVEVQLV; encoded by the coding sequence ATGGCTGACAATCCGCACCGGGGATCGACTCTCGATAGCTTCCTTGAAGAAGAAGGGATGCTTGGGGAGTTTCAGGCCAAGGCCATCAAGGAGGTGATCGCGTGGCAGCTTGCGGAGGCGATGCGGGCGCGCAAGTTGAGCAAGAACCGTCTCGCCACGATGATGAAAACCAGCCGCACGCAGGTAAACCGGCTGCTTGACCCCAACGATGGCAATGTCACCATCGAAACCTTGCAGCGCGCCGCCGCGATCGTCGGGCGGCGCGTGGAGGTCCAGCTTGTGTGA
- a CDS encoding type II toxin-antitoxin system RelE/ParE family toxin: protein MEQSARKIELVFYRTLAGNEPVRDWLAGLPIENRRIVGQDLQRVQYRWSVGMPLVRPMGKGLFEVRTDLPDKTIARVLFCFHDGELYALHGFIKKSPKTPEPDLKLARERKKEVEHG, encoded by the coding sequence ATGGAGCAGTCGGCCCGTAAGATCGAACTGGTCTTTTACAGGACGCTTGCCGGTAACGAGCCGGTTCGGGATTGGTTGGCGGGCCTGCCAATCGAGAACAGGCGGATTGTCGGTCAGGACTTGCAGCGGGTGCAATATCGCTGGTCTGTGGGGATGCCCCTAGTCCGGCCGATGGGAAAAGGCTTGTTCGAGGTCCGCACGGATTTGCCGGATAAGACCATCGCCCGCGTGCTGTTCTGCTTCCATGACGGCGAACTGTATGCGTTGCACGGCTTCATCAAGAAAAGCCCGAAAACGCCGGAGCCGGATTTGAAACTGGCGCGCGAGCGCAAGAAGGAGGTCGAACATGGCTGA
- a CDS encoding tyrosine-type recombinase/integrase, whose translation MPLTAIAIKNARPRDKAYKLHDERALYLLVTPQGGKYWRMNYRYLGKVKTLSFGVWPEVSLADARDRRDKAREQIKEGFDPNAQKKLARVRAEIDAAITFKSVAEEWLVKIEREGRAPVTLDKVRWLLDMAYPLIGERPLNKIEVQEVLAVLRVLEATGRYESARRMRSVISRIFRYGVATGRAQRDVAADLRGAIIVPKTKHYAALTTPKDAAEIMRAIELCSGHAITRFALRMTPHVFVRPGELRRAEWSEFDFDRAIWSIPAEKMKMRWPHKVPLSRQVLQILEELHPLTGHGPYVFPAFHTWKRPMSENTITIALRRMGYAKEQMTAHGFRAMAATLLNEMGIWNPDAIERQLAHMENNGVRRAYARGEYWDERVKMMQHWSDYLDNLRDGGKILKPDFGRRFQRAG comes from the coding sequence ATGCCTTTAACTGCCATTGCCATCAAAAATGCGCGGCCCCGTGACAAGGCTTACAAGCTTCACGACGAACGCGCTCTGTATCTGCTGGTGACGCCGCAGGGCGGAAAATACTGGCGGATGAACTACCGCTATCTCGGCAAGGTCAAAACCCTGTCCTTCGGCGTATGGCCGGAGGTCAGCCTTGCCGACGCCCGCGACAGGCGGGACAAGGCGCGCGAGCAGATCAAGGAAGGCTTCGACCCCAACGCGCAGAAGAAGCTTGCCCGCGTGCGCGCGGAGATCGACGCCGCCATTACCTTCAAGTCGGTCGCGGAGGAATGGCTGGTCAAGATCGAGCGCGAAGGCCGCGCGCCGGTTACGCTCGACAAGGTGCGCTGGCTGCTCGACATGGCCTATCCGCTGATTGGCGAGCGGCCCTTGAACAAGATCGAGGTTCAGGAGGTTCTTGCCGTCCTTCGCGTGCTGGAAGCGACCGGCCGCTATGAAAGCGCCCGCCGTATGCGGAGCGTCATCAGCCGGATATTCCGCTATGGCGTCGCCACCGGGCGGGCGCAACGCGACGTTGCCGCCGATCTACGCGGGGCGATCATCGTCCCCAAGACCAAGCATTATGCCGCGCTCACCACGCCCAAGGATGCGGCCGAGATCATGCGGGCCATCGAGCTTTGTTCCGGCCATGCCATCACCCGGTTTGCGCTTCGCATGACGCCGCATGTGTTCGTCCGGCCCGGCGAATTGCGCCGGGCGGAATGGAGTGAGTTCGATTTTGACCGCGCGATATGGTCGATCCCCGCCGAGAAGATGAAAATGCGCTGGCCGCATAAGGTGCCGCTGTCCCGGCAGGTTCTCCAAATCCTTGAAGAACTGCATCCGCTGACCGGCCACGGCCCTTATGTCTTTCCGGCCTTCCATACATGGAAGCGGCCCATGTCGGAAAACACCATCACCATTGCGCTTCGCCGGATGGGCTATGCCAAGGAGCAAATGACGGCGCACGGCTTCCGGGCAATGGCCGCGACCTTGCTCAACGAAATGGGCATCTGGAACCCCGACGCCATCGAACGCCAGTTGGCGCACATGGAAAACAACGGCGTGCGCCGCGCCTATGCTCGTGGCGAGTATTGGGATGAGCGCGTCAAGATGATGCAGCACTGGTCCGATTATCTCGATAACCTGCGCGACGGCGGGAAAATCCTGAAACCGGATTTCGGCAGGCGCTTCCAGAGGGCGGGCTAG
- a CDS encoding tyrosine-type recombinase/integrase yields the protein MCLYVKPSGSRTWVLRMQKGGRRRDYGLGSALDVSLAEAREAAIALRRKVREGCDPVAERRKARKVVPNFEKAARDCYEALKEGWKNRRHTNWISSLENHVFPAIGKKPVDQIGSAAVVAVLSPIWLEIPETARKILQRIGAVLDFAHIKGWVPEEVSLRSVRKGLPRQIGKGGHLEAMPYADVPAIMQKLAAASPTTGRDALRFTVYNAVRSNETRFAVWTEFDLDKAIWTIPGERMKARETHVVPLSAPAVALLRKRWAQRTSETGLVFSPDGKRPISDMTMTKALRDEGVKGATVHGFRSTFTDWAAETTDFPKEVADKALAHKLPNQVEAAYRRTDFFEKRRSLMALWAEYLDKVPAKEGEDAAATASEPTDFLAAA from the coding sequence TTGTGCCTCTATGTGAAGCCGAGCGGCTCGCGGACATGGGTGCTGCGGATGCAGAAGGGCGGCAGGAGACGAGACTATGGCCTGGGATCGGCCCTGGACGTGTCGCTAGCCGAAGCGCGGGAAGCCGCGATAGCCCTGCGTCGAAAGGTGCGGGAGGGTTGTGATCCGGTTGCCGAGCGGCGGAAGGCGCGCAAGGTCGTTCCGAATTTCGAGAAGGCCGCGCGTGACTGCTACGAGGCGTTGAAGGAGGGCTGGAAAAACCGGCGTCATACCAACTGGATTTCCAGCCTTGAGAACCATGTCTTTCCGGCAATCGGCAAGAAGCCGGTGGATCAGATAGGCAGTGCTGCCGTGGTCGCGGTTCTGTCGCCCATCTGGCTTGAGATACCGGAAACCGCCCGAAAAATCCTGCAACGCATTGGCGCGGTGCTGGACTTCGCCCACATCAAAGGCTGGGTGCCGGAGGAAGTGTCGCTGCGTTCCGTTCGCAAGGGACTTCCCCGCCAGATCGGTAAGGGCGGGCATCTGGAAGCCATGCCCTATGCCGATGTTCCGGCCATCATGCAGAAGCTCGCGGCAGCATCGCCGACGACCGGGCGGGATGCCTTGCGCTTCACCGTCTATAACGCCGTGCGGTCGAACGAGACACGCTTTGCCGTGTGGACCGAGTTCGATCTGGACAAGGCTATCTGGACAATTCCGGGAGAGCGCATGAAGGCGCGCGAAACCCATGTCGTGCCGTTGTCCGCGCCCGCCGTGGCATTGCTTCGCAAGCGGTGGGCGCAGCGCACCAGCGAAACCGGCCTTGTATTCTCCCCAGACGGCAAGCGGCCTATCAGCGATATGACCATGACCAAGGCGCTACGCGATGAGGGCGTCAAAGGCGCAACCGTTCACGGCTTCCGTTCCACCTTCACCGATTGGGCAGCGGAAACCACGGACTTTCCCAAGGAGGTTGCCGACAAGGCGCTGGCGCACAAGCTCCCCAACCAGGTTGAAGCAGCCTATCGACGCACCGATTTTTTTGAGAAGCGGCGCAGCCTTATGGCGCTTTGGGCCGAGTATCTGGACAAGGTGCCCGCGAAGGAAGGGGAGGACGCCGCTGCCACGGCGTCCGAACCTACAGACTTCCTCGCTGCCGCCTGA
- a CDS encoding helix-turn-helix domain-containing protein: MTARPSPDPICVRVNDAARMIGVGRTKLYELIAAGEVETVKLGKSTRITTASLHDLIRRQRGSL; this comes from the coding sequence ATGACCGCGCGCCCATCCCCCGATCCAATCTGCGTTCGCGTCAATGACGCTGCCCGCATGATCGGCGTCGGCCGCACCAAGCTCTACGAGCTGATCGCGGCTGGCGAAGTCGAGACAGTGAAGCTCGGGAAATCCACTCGCATCACCACCGCCAGCCTGCACGACCTCATCAGGCGGCAGCGAGGAAGTCTGTAG